One segment of Leptospira kirschneri serovar Cynopteri str. 3522 CT DNA contains the following:
- a CDS encoding class I SAM-dependent methyltransferase → MRQDKLYIDLGMSENQYSKEIIEGQQVYTPSFLRFYDLIVLHIISKWFWRCSPQNMIDLYSKNVSGNHLDIGVGTGYLLQKAKFPVEKPTISVMDLNPNTLIKSRKRLSNIAGQFKAYRANILEPIHLTEKFDSIGLSFLFHCVPGSIRKKASTAFKNLLEIRKPDGVIFGSTGLYDLGQTHFLSRIGMKRLNRNGVFHNTEDTLPDLEAALKENFKEYELYVIGAIAFFVGKKAK, encoded by the coding sequence ATGCGACAAGATAAACTATATATCGATCTTGGTATGTCCGAAAATCAGTACAGCAAAGAAATTATTGAAGGACAACAAGTTTATACCCCTAGTTTTTTGAGATTTTACGATCTAATCGTTTTGCACATTATCAGTAAATGGTTCTGGCGTTGTTCTCCTCAGAACATGATCGATTTATACAGCAAAAACGTAAGTGGCAATCATTTAGACATAGGAGTAGGAACTGGTTATCTTTTACAAAAAGCAAAATTTCCAGTAGAAAAACCAACCATCTCAGTGATGGATTTAAATCCGAACACTCTAATCAAATCTAGAAAAAGACTTTCCAACATCGCGGGACAATTCAAGGCTTACAGAGCAAATATACTAGAACCCATTCACCTAACAGAAAAATTCGATTCAATCGGATTGAGTTTTTTATTCCATTGTGTTCCTGGGTCGATTCGCAAAAAGGCTTCCACCGCATTTAAAAATCTTTTAGAAATCCGCAAACCGGACGGTGTAATTTTTGGATCCACTGGTTTATACGATTTAGGGCAAACTCATTTTTTATCAAGAATAGGAATGAAACGATTAAACCGCAATGGGGTATTTCATAACACGGAAGACACTCTTCCAGATTTAGAAGCGGCGCTTAAAGAAAACTTTAAAGAATATGAATTGTATGTAATTGGTGCAATTGCATTCTTTGTAGGAAAAAAAGCGAAATAA
- a CDS encoding GMC oxidoreductase, whose protein sequence is MSKDNTRYDAIVIGSGFGGSISALRLSEKGQKVLVLERGKKYSPGDFPRDVRKVDNLLWRYPKKKKSLGLYELNFFSGLGTVTASGLGGGSLIYANIHIRPDHKVFEDPLWPAPFNRSYLDPYFDKVASKFDVKPVPPEWDLPKRNRFKAAAELNRHTYFDPDAAASWLKPSRPGQSTCIRCAECEFGCNHGAKNTLDFNYIADAEKNGTVFQTDSLVSHISPDGQNGYVVYYENTETGEKKSAYAKRVILSAGTLGTNRILFNSRDRYKTLPNLSQQLGKGYSGNGDFLGGIESSKSELIPWDGPDVTTVINYFPQGFQFTMAAPTFSQPVMAVLASLGIAKPNWFLKLIGPIFWKSLKWILPFVFKKGLLSKPLPPGLPGAGNPNYMTNLFAIGRDNANGRIVRRGKNIDVKWKYSKENQTLIQNMTASMQQIGDAYGGQFGPLATFLLFNRIISVHSLGGCILAANPDKGVVSETGEVFGYKNLFIADGSVIPSSIGFHPVMTISAVAEHIAASICAGL, encoded by the coding sequence ATGTCAAAAGATAATACTCGTTACGATGCAATTGTAATTGGCTCCGGATTTGGTGGCTCCATCAGCGCCTTAAGACTTTCTGAAAAAGGTCAAAAGGTTTTAGTATTAGAAAGAGGAAAAAAATATTCTCCCGGAGATTTTCCAAGGGATGTGCGTAAAGTAGACAATCTTCTTTGGCGTTATCCTAAAAAGAAAAAGTCTTTAGGTTTATACGAACTTAACTTTTTTAGCGGACTCGGAACCGTGACCGCTTCCGGTTTAGGCGGAGGCTCTTTGATCTATGCGAATATTCATATCCGTCCCGATCATAAAGTTTTTGAAGATCCTCTTTGGCCAGCTCCATTTAACAGAAGTTATTTGGACCCTTATTTTGATAAGGTGGCCTCTAAATTCGACGTAAAACCGGTTCCACCAGAATGGGACCTTCCCAAACGAAATAGATTTAAAGCCGCCGCGGAATTAAACAGACATACGTATTTTGATCCGGACGCAGCCGCAAGTTGGCTAAAACCTTCCAGACCGGGACAATCTACTTGTATACGTTGTGCGGAATGTGAATTCGGATGTAATCACGGAGCAAAAAACACATTAGATTTCAATTATATTGCAGACGCTGAAAAAAACGGTACCGTGTTTCAGACAGATTCCCTAGTATCTCATATCTCTCCAGATGGTCAAAACGGTTACGTGGTTTACTATGAAAATACGGAAACAGGAGAAAAAAAATCGGCATATGCAAAAAGAGTTATACTTTCCGCAGGAACGTTAGGTACAAATCGAATTCTTTTTAACAGTAGAGACAGATACAAAACCCTACCAAATCTAAGCCAACAACTTGGAAAAGGATATTCTGGAAATGGGGACTTTTTAGGCGGAATCGAATCGAGTAAAAGTGAACTCATACCCTGGGACGGACCGGACGTAACTACTGTAATCAATTATTTTCCACAAGGATTTCAATTTACAATGGCAGCTCCAACATTCAGCCAACCTGTAATGGCAGTACTTGCTTCATTAGGAATTGCTAAACCGAATTGGTTTTTAAAACTGATTGGTCCTATCTTTTGGAAAAGTTTGAAATGGATTCTTCCTTTTGTATTTAAAAAAGGATTACTTTCCAAACCTTTACCACCTGGTCTTCCAGGAGCGGGTAACCCAAATTATATGACAAATCTATTTGCTATAGGAAGGGATAACGCAAACGGAAGAATCGTACGTCGCGGTAAAAACATAGACGTGAAATGGAAGTATTCTAAAGAAAACCAAACCCTCATTCAAAACATGACTGCTTCTATGCAGCAGATAGGGGACGCCTACGGCGGACAGTTCGGTCCATTAGCAACCTTTTTGTTATTCAATCGGATTATCTCAGTCCATTCTCTAGGGGGTTGTATTCTTGCCGCTAATCCGGACAAAGGAGTTGTATCCGAAACAGGGGAAGTATTCGGTTATAAAAATTTATTTATCGCCGATGGATCTGTAATTCCTTCTTCGATCGGATTTCATCCCGTAATGACAATTTCCGCCGTGGCCGAACATATTGCGGCTTCCATCTGTGCCGGATTATAA
- a CDS encoding alpha/beta fold hydrolase: MIQKISQPIEKIKNQYEAVVIGSGYGGAIAASRLSRAGIEVCLLERGKEIRPGEFPNKEISALEEVQANYEDKQIGPKNGLFDFHFNKDINVLVGCGLGGTSLINANVSLRAVPEVFQDPAWPKNIREEASKHGLDPYYSLAEEMLRPNPIPNQYRNLAKHQALKTSASFLKKEFYPTPINVTFQSKINHVGVKQEACTNCGDCVTGCNVSSKNTTLMNYLPDAANFGAQIFTEVKVSYIEKQEDSWLIHFVPLGLDREKFSKDELFIRAKTVILSAGSLGSTEILLRSKEKGLNVSDSVGVRFSGNGDMLGFSYNGNTTINGIGFGSKKTNTDVGPCITGVIDTREGVPLNEGMIIEEGSIPGAIRGQLPEIFAIASKLTGVKTKKGFFQWIIEKIRIFLSFILGSYKGAVKNTQTYLVMAHDGNDGKMFLQNDRLRISWPNVGKKPIFEKISTILKEATVPLQGTYIKNPVWNRLTDQDLISVHPLGGCPMGDDASTSAVNENCQVYSGKSGKETYNGLYIMDGSVIPRSLGVNPLLTICAISERACEKLIVQKGLTINYNLPSYPKHTNVPDEKTLGIEFTECMKGFFSTQSKEDTERGYQIGKDEGSSIEFLLTIRSENLNDMIGNPDHKATLFGTVKAPVLSKDVITVTNGEFLLFISREDKVETRNMVYRMILNTEEGKKYFFVGAKWIQNDGLTNVWRDTSTLFTTIYEGETENSPVLGKGILHILPEDFAKQMTTMKVIHAKSLIDTIQGLAKFGSFFAGVLYDVYGGVASSIVPWDKDARPRTKRPLRVSSPEVHFFKAEDGADLRLLRYKGGNKGPVLLSPGLGVSSLIFSIDTIDTNLLEYLFENGYDVWLFDYRTSIALPSAPLPNTGDAIATKDYPAAVNKVRELTKVDKIQVVAHCFGATTFTMALLAGLEGVRSVVLSQISADVEVPTSMDIKVGFHTAEILDAIGVKDMTAYTSDHDDWLDRFFNSVLALQPQSLFSHDVNPVSRRISFLYGSLYKLENLNEETYRYGLGEMFGVSNIKAFEHLSKMIRAHKVVNSEGQDVYVPHLDRLNLPITFIHGAQNRCYLPESTETTYKKLIDRFNPNQYRRHVIPDYGHIDCIFGKDAYKDVYPFILQSLNRY; the protein is encoded by the coding sequence TTGATTCAGAAAATATCCCAACCCATCGAAAAAATTAAAAATCAATACGAAGCGGTAGTCATCGGATCCGGTTATGGCGGTGCAATCGCAGCATCCAGGCTTTCCAGAGCCGGAATTGAGGTCTGTCTTTTAGAAAGAGGCAAAGAAATCAGACCGGGAGAATTTCCAAATAAAGAAATCTCTGCTTTAGAAGAAGTACAAGCAAATTACGAAGACAAACAAATCGGCCCTAAAAATGGTCTGTTTGATTTTCATTTTAACAAGGACATTAACGTTTTAGTAGGTTGTGGTTTGGGAGGCACTTCGCTTATCAACGCTAACGTAAGTCTTAGAGCAGTTCCGGAAGTGTTTCAAGATCCGGCTTGGCCTAAAAACATTCGAGAAGAAGCAAGTAAACACGGATTAGATCCGTATTATTCTCTCGCAGAAGAAATGTTAAGACCAAACCCAATCCCGAATCAATATCGAAATCTCGCCAAACACCAAGCACTGAAAACATCCGCTTCTTTTTTAAAGAAAGAATTTTATCCTACTCCGATTAACGTAACGTTCCAATCCAAAATCAATCACGTTGGAGTTAAACAAGAAGCTTGTACAAATTGCGGAGATTGTGTAACCGGTTGTAACGTATCTTCTAAAAATACAACTCTGATGAATTACCTCCCAGATGCAGCAAACTTCGGCGCTCAGATTTTTACGGAAGTAAAAGTAAGTTATATCGAAAAACAAGAAGATTCTTGGCTGATTCATTTTGTTCCACTTGGACTTGACCGAGAAAAATTCAGTAAAGACGAATTATTTATCCGAGCTAAAACCGTAATTCTTTCCGCAGGCTCTTTAGGTTCTACCGAAATCCTGCTTCGCTCCAAAGAAAAAGGACTCAACGTCTCCGACTCTGTAGGAGTTCGTTTTAGCGGGAATGGAGATATGTTAGGTTTTTCTTATAATGGAAATACTACGATCAACGGAATCGGTTTCGGTTCTAAAAAAACAAACACAGACGTAGGCCCTTGTATTACAGGAGTCATTGATACACGTGAAGGTGTACCTTTAAACGAAGGAATGATCATAGAGGAAGGTTCTATCCCAGGCGCAATTCGAGGTCAACTGCCAGAAATTTTTGCGATTGCGTCTAAACTCACAGGAGTGAAAACCAAAAAAGGTTTTTTTCAATGGATAATTGAGAAAATTAGAATATTCTTAAGTTTTATTCTAGGTTCCTATAAAGGTGCGGTAAAAAACACTCAGACTTATTTAGTAATGGCACACGATGGGAACGACGGAAAGATGTTTCTTCAAAACGATCGTTTGAGAATTTCCTGGCCGAACGTTGGTAAAAAGCCGATCTTTGAAAAAATCAGCACCATACTAAAAGAAGCGACGGTTCCACTCCAAGGAACCTATATTAAAAATCCCGTATGGAATCGTCTAACGGACCAAGATTTAATTTCTGTACATCCTCTCGGTGGTTGTCCAATGGGAGACGACGCTTCCACTTCTGCAGTCAACGAAAATTGCCAGGTTTATTCCGGCAAAAGCGGAAAAGAAACGTATAACGGACTATACATCATGGACGGTTCTGTAATTCCTAGATCTTTAGGTGTTAATCCACTACTTACAATCTGCGCGATCTCGGAAAGAGCCTGCGAAAAACTAATCGTTCAAAAAGGTCTTACAATCAATTACAATCTTCCTTCGTATCCCAAACATACAAACGTTCCGGATGAAAAAACATTAGGCATCGAATTCACGGAATGTATGAAAGGATTTTTTTCCACCCAATCCAAAGAAGACACAGAAAGAGGTTATCAAATCGGTAAGGACGAAGGTTCTTCCATAGAATTTCTACTAACAATCCGAAGCGAAAACTTAAATGATATGATCGGTAACCCGGATCATAAGGCAACGTTATTCGGTACCGTAAAAGCTCCCGTTCTTTCCAAAGACGTAATCACTGTAACGAACGGAGAATTTTTACTTTTTATTTCCAGAGAAGACAAAGTAGAAACGAGAAACATGGTCTATCGTATGATTCTCAACACGGAAGAAGGTAAAAAATATTTTTTTGTAGGAGCTAAATGGATCCAAAACGACGGACTTACAAACGTCTGGAGAGACACAAGCACGCTCTTCACTACGATTTACGAAGGTGAAACCGAAAATTCTCCCGTTTTAGGAAAAGGGATTTTACATATCCTTCCAGAAGACTTTGCAAAACAAATGACTACGATGAAAGTCATTCATGCAAAATCTCTAATAGATACAATCCAAGGATTGGCAAAGTTCGGTTCTTTTTTTGCGGGTGTGTTATATGACGTTTATGGTGGAGTAGCAAGTTCCATCGTTCCTTGGGATAAGGACGCAAGACCTAGAACCAAAAGACCTCTCAGGGTTTCTTCTCCCGAGGTTCATTTTTTCAAAGCAGAAGACGGAGCCGACTTAAGACTTTTAAGATATAAGGGTGGCAACAAAGGACCAGTTCTGTTATCTCCCGGTTTAGGTGTTTCTAGTTTGATTTTTAGCATCGATACGATCGATACAAATCTTTTAGAATATCTGTTTGAAAATGGATACGACGTTTGGCTCTTCGACTATAGAACTTCGATCGCTCTTCCTTCGGCTCCTCTTCCAAACACTGGAGACGCAATCGCTACTAAAGATTATCCGGCAGCCGTCAACAAAGTAAGAGAACTCACCAAAGTAGATAAGATTCAAGTAGTAGCTCATTGTTTTGGCGCAACTACGTTTACGATGGCGTTACTCGCCGGTTTAGAAGGAGTTCGTTCCGTAGTACTTTCTCAAATTTCTGCGGATGTAGAAGTTCCCACCTCGATGGATATTAAAGTAGGATTTCATACCGCGGAGATTTTAGACGCGATTGGAGTTAAGGATATGACCGCGTATACGAGCGATCACGACGATTGGTTAGATCGATTCTTTAACAGCGTCTTAGCATTACAACCTCAATCTCTTTTTTCTCACGACGTAAACCCAGTCAGCAGAAGGATCTCCTTTCTTTACGGTAGTCTCTATAAATTAGAAAATTTGAATGAAGAAACCTATCGTTACGGTTTGGGAGAAATGTTCGGAGTTTCCAACATTAAAGCGTTTGAACATTTATCCAAGATGATCCGCGCTCACAAGGTGGTAAATTCAGAAGGACAAGACGTTTACGTTCCCCATTTGGATCGGCTCAATCTACCGATCACGTTCATTCATGGAGCGCAAAATCGTTGTTATCTTCCGGAAAGTACAGAAACGACCTACAAAAAACTAATCGATCGATTTAACCCGAATCAGTATAGACGTCACGTGATACCTGACTACGGGCACATAGATTGTATATTCGGAAAAGACGCCTACAAAGACGTATATCCGTTTATACTACAGTCTTTAAATCGTTATTAA
- the rsgA gene encoding ribosome small subunit-dependent GTPase A, whose translation MSQPISNLISYGWDPNTYLEEPKLAEGLKPGRVLSVYGEYSKIIIEQGERKGIFSGVLAASGESVVTGDWVLVREIEGDELCIVEKILPRKTFLKRSNPGKRKGSQAIASNIDLLLVIMGLDNDYSPRRIERYLFLAKISGAQVTIVLNKKDLCTDPENKFTEIKTIAGETPIEMISALDLKQTQTILQWTGPGKTIAFLGSSGAGKSTIINSLLGENIQKTNDVKVSDGTGRHTTTRRELFLLPSGGVLMDNPGIREVGLFSEGNEEELEEIFPEIAMAAEECRFNDCSHNEEPNCGVVAAVKAGRISEDRYFSYLKLSKELMAYQALNDPEEARKKKQKDKQMSKALQKRLKDKGRK comes from the coding sequence ATGTCACAACCAATTTCAAACCTAATTTCTTATGGTTGGGATCCGAACACATATTTAGAAGAACCGAAACTTGCCGAAGGTTTGAAACCGGGCCGTGTACTTTCTGTTTATGGAGAATATTCAAAAATTATAATAGAGCAAGGTGAACGGAAAGGTATTTTTTCAGGAGTTTTGGCGGCTTCCGGAGAATCGGTTGTAACTGGAGATTGGGTACTCGTAAGAGAAATCGAAGGAGACGAACTTTGTATCGTAGAAAAAATTCTTCCCCGAAAAACTTTTTTAAAAAGAAGTAATCCAGGAAAAAGAAAAGGTTCCCAGGCGATTGCATCAAACATAGATCTTTTACTGGTGATTATGGGTCTGGACAACGACTATAGTCCGAGAAGAATAGAACGTTATTTGTTCTTGGCGAAGATTAGCGGAGCACAAGTTACAATCGTTTTAAATAAAAAGGATCTTTGTACGGATCCTGAAAATAAGTTTACGGAAATTAAAACAATCGCTGGAGAAACACCGATCGAAATGATTTCGGCTTTGGATCTGAAACAGACTCAAACAATTTTACAATGGACCGGCCCTGGAAAAACGATCGCGTTTTTAGGATCTTCTGGTGCGGGAAAGTCCACTATCATTAACTCTTTGTTAGGTGAAAATATTCAGAAAACCAACGATGTAAAAGTTTCCGACGGAACAGGAAGGCATACTACAACTCGCAGAGAATTGTTTCTTTTACCATCGGGAGGGGTTCTTATGGACAATCCAGGAATCAGAGAAGTAGGTTTGTTTTCGGAAGGAAATGAAGAAGAACTTGAAGAAATTTTTCCGGAAATTGCAATGGCCGCGGAAGAATGTCGTTTTAACGATTGTTCTCACAACGAAGAACCCAATTGTGGAGTTGTCGCGGCTGTAAAAGCTGGAAGAATCAGTGAAGATAGATACTTTTCTTATTTAAAACTTTCGAAAGAATTAATGGCTTACCAAGCCTTGAACGATCCGGAAGAAGCCAGAAAGAAAAAACAAAAAGATAAACAAATGTCCAAAGCTTTACAGAAGAGACTTAAGGATAAGGGTAGAAAGTAG
- a CDS encoding hybrid sensor histidine kinase/response regulator encodes MRFLLLCIIFLFHYSLMAESLSPVSGKISQLQKDSSLNLFVYYFSDKSDENFRERIFARDSSLPFQNIPAQVFSLGFTNNTVWFYTPLKNDTEKDYRGKFEIFNPYLEEVDIFYRYGPKDSIDEILAGTNRVYEKSFPALDFYLRPGEEIQIVCKIKSGTPMRIPIVLESEEKFDFTKLSRSILFGLTLGFGIAMGLYNFSLYMFFRTRSYLYYFIMILFSTVYLTSWDGLVSPLFKPNYGRYYLPFILILFYTSALFLFLFSMEFLYPEKKEKYVKIIMFLYVIVNLILIPFSVFYPTQLNRVSYYLGLINNLIIVYFCIVRIRDGFKSAKNFLIIHLVFPIAGVLTNLSAFGAISIDSLSLHLLKLAFISQSVLFSVMLVQRIKELEFRLKDGLQSEIHKNIVLLKKEIQQRRETEWELIQAKEVAEKASKVKSSFLANMSHEIRTPMNGVLGMVQLLGTTKLNDEQKEYVEVLSVSAKSLLQIINDILDFSKIEAGKVILEREVFSIRSVLDEIHDLLFPLAKQKEIDFRLEGKSEIQEYVYGDPLRLRQILWNLAGNGIKFTNRGEVVLKVAQKNISKDGVSIEFTVMDSGIGIPLEKQKQVFEAFSQNDTSTARKFGGSGLGLSITKQLIELQGGVLKLESQEGEGSKFTFTIDYDIPSILEIEKILEAEKTKDLEKSFQDVVSKSTRILVAEDNETNCLLIERALKKLGYDPTVVHNGREVIERMQLETFDIILMDIHMPEVDGIEATKWIRSKNQNSKFPIIIALTADAIESSREKYISKGMNDCLTKPLDLPILKSTLDLWSNRVDVSHWKL; translated from the coding sequence ATGAGATTTTTATTATTATGTATCATATTTCTATTTCATTATTCTCTAATGGCCGAATCTTTATCTCCGGTTTCGGGAAAAATTTCACAGCTGCAGAAAGATTCTTCTTTGAATTTGTTTGTGTATTACTTTAGCGATAAGTCGGACGAAAATTTTCGAGAAAGAATATTTGCGAGGGATTCTTCTCTTCCTTTTCAAAATATTCCTGCGCAAGTGTTTTCGCTCGGTTTTACAAATAATACGGTCTGGTTTTATACTCCTTTAAAAAACGATACCGAAAAAGATTACCGTGGAAAATTCGAAATTTTTAATCCTTATTTGGAAGAAGTAGATATTTTCTATCGATACGGTCCTAAGGATTCGATTGATGAAATTCTTGCGGGAACAAATCGTGTTTACGAAAAAAGTTTTCCCGCGCTAGATTTTTATCTTCGTCCTGGAGAAGAAATTCAAATCGTTTGTAAAATCAAAAGTGGAACTCCTATGCGAATACCTATCGTATTGGAATCGGAGGAAAAATTCGATTTTACGAAACTATCCAGATCGATTCTATTCGGATTGACTTTAGGGTTTGGGATCGCAATGGGTTTGTATAATTTTTCGTTGTACATGTTTTTCAGGACTAGATCGTATTTATATTATTTTATTATGATTTTATTTTCTACGGTTTATTTAACTTCTTGGGACGGGTTGGTTTCTCCTCTTTTTAAACCGAATTATGGGCGATATTATCTCCCCTTTATACTGATTCTTTTTTATACCTCCGCTTTGTTTCTTTTTCTTTTTTCCATGGAGTTTTTATATCCTGAAAAAAAAGAAAAATATGTGAAAATTATAATGTTCTTATATGTAATCGTTAATCTTATTTTAATACCTTTTTCTGTTTTTTATCCTACTCAATTAAATCGGGTTTCTTATTATCTGGGACTGATCAATAATCTAATCATTGTTTATTTTTGTATCGTTAGAATTAGGGACGGTTTTAAGTCTGCAAAAAATTTTCTGATCATTCATCTTGTATTTCCTATCGCCGGAGTTCTGACAAATTTAAGCGCGTTCGGAGCGATTTCGATCGATTCTCTTTCGCTTCATCTTTTAAAACTGGCGTTTATTTCTCAGTCCGTTCTTTTTTCGGTTATGCTCGTGCAGAGAATTAAAGAATTGGAATTTAGACTTAAGGATGGTTTACAATCTGAGATTCATAAGAACATCGTACTTCTTAAAAAAGAAATCCAACAAAGAAGAGAAACCGAATGGGAATTGATTCAAGCCAAAGAGGTCGCCGAAAAGGCTTCTAAGGTCAAAAGTAGTTTTCTTGCAAACATGAGCCACGAGATACGGACTCCAATGAACGGCGTTTTAGGGATGGTTCAGCTTTTGGGGACAACTAAACTCAACGACGAACAAAAAGAATACGTCGAAGTTCTTTCTGTTTCCGCCAAATCATTGTTACAGATTATCAATGATATTTTAGATTTTTCTAAAATTGAAGCAGGAAAAGTTATTTTAGAAAGGGAAGTTTTTTCGATTCGTTCTGTTTTGGACGAAATTCACGATCTTTTATTTCCTCTTGCAAAACAAAAAGAGATCGACTTTCGTTTAGAAGGTAAATCAGAAATTCAAGAATACGTTTACGGGGATCCGCTTAGGCTTCGACAGATTTTATGGAACCTTGCGGGTAATGGAATTAAATTTACGAATCGTGGAGAAGTAGTTCTTAAGGTGGCTCAAAAAAATATTTCTAAAGATGGCGTATCCATAGAGTTTACAGTTATGGATTCAGGAATCGGAATTCCTTTGGAAAAACAAAAACAGGTCTTTGAAGCGTTTTCTCAAAACGATACATCTACCGCTAGAAAGTTCGGAGGTTCTGGCTTGGGACTTAGCATAACAAAACAGCTCATAGAACTTCAAGGCGGAGTTTTAAAATTAGAAAGTCAAGAAGGTGAGGGTTCTAAGTTTACGTTTACGATTGATTATGATATTCCTTCTATTTTGGAAATAGAAAAAATTCTTGAAGCGGAAAAGACGAAGGATCTGGAAAAATCTTTTCAGGATGTTGTATCTAAGAGCACTCGAATTCTAGTTGCGGAGGATAATGAAACGAATTGTCTTTTAATCGAAAGGGCTCTTAAAAAATTAGGATATGATCCGACGGTAGTGCATAACGGTAGGGAAGTGATTGAAAGAATGCAGTTGGAAACTTTTGATATAATACTTATGGACATTCATATGCCGGAAGTGGATGGGATTGAAGCTACAAAATGGATTCGTTCAAAAAATCAAAATTCGAAATTTCCTATTATCATCGCTTTGACGGCGGATGCGATCGAAAGTAGTAGAGAGAAATATATTTCTAAGGGAATGAATGATTGTCTAACTAAACCTTTGGATTTGCCAATTCTTAAAAGTACTCTTGACCTATGGTCTAATCGAGTAGACGTTTCTCATTGGAAATTGTAA
- a CDS encoding B12-binding domain-containing radical SAM protein, whose amino-acid sequence MRLLLIQPPVEDFYDTDIRLQPIGLCYLKGAIQKFLPNVEVIIRDFHRGLGDKLAGRRTIPIPNELKYLKEYYPVPDKSPFSTFFEYFHFGASYEDISKEVKSLNPDLVGISSLFSPYYREALKTAEEIKKVLNVPVLMGGSHVSACPELMLSNPNVDFIIRGEGERAICDFLNEFQNEQRYALVRSLGWKKNGKMYLNPIGDNFAIQDLPPPDLSSLSKVHYLFEGKPMRFIITSRSCPHRCSFCSVHTTFGTKYRRNTIERVLNEIKKSYESGYRVFDFEDDNLTFFRPEMKQLCEKLIDTFPKKDVRFVAMNGISYISLDPELLRLMKEAGFTNLNLALVSSDKLVRETTKRPHTIEKYLQIVQEGFELGFQITSYQILGLPMETLESMIQTLRFNAGQPVLMGASLFYLTPNSPIASNFPERNESDIFLARLTSMAISSEHFDREDIYSLFIITRMLNFLKSARIPKDNSASLNETFRILENYDPRSSLGVILFEKLLEEKKLYASSPQGWIFLDKFRYNVFEMVFSGLDKITTLSGGNIDLKDLYSFMSFKEPNLELKV is encoded by the coding sequence ATGCGGCTACTGCTTATTCAGCCTCCGGTGGAAGATTTTTATGATACCGATATTCGATTACAACCGATCGGGCTTTGTTATCTCAAAGGAGCTATACAAAAATTTTTACCCAACGTAGAAGTTATAATCAGAGATTTTCATAGAGGATTAGGAGACAAACTCGCCGGAAGGAGAACGATTCCTATTCCAAACGAACTCAAATATCTAAAAGAATACTATCCGGTTCCGGATAAAAGTCCGTTCTCAACGTTTTTTGAATATTTCCATTTCGGCGCTTCTTATGAAGATATATCAAAAGAAGTAAAATCCTTGAACCCGGATCTCGTGGGAATTTCCTCTTTGTTTTCTCCTTATTATAGAGAAGCTTTAAAAACTGCGGAAGAGATAAAAAAAGTTTTAAATGTTCCCGTTTTGATGGGAGGTTCCCATGTTTCCGCCTGTCCCGAATTGATGCTTTCAAATCCGAACGTAGATTTCATCATTCGAGGAGAAGGAGAAAGAGCAATCTGCGACTTTTTAAATGAATTTCAAAACGAACAACGTTATGCCCTCGTTAGATCTCTCGGATGGAAAAAGAACGGAAAAATGTATCTAAATCCGATTGGAGATAATTTCGCAATTCAAGATCTACCTCCTCCCGATCTTTCTTCCTTATCGAAAGTGCATTATCTTTTCGAAGGAAAACCGATGCGTTTTATCATTACCTCCAGAAGTTGTCCGCATCGTTGTAGTTTTTGTTCGGTTCACACGACTTTCGGAACCAAATATAGAAGGAACACCATAGAACGTGTGTTAAACGAAATTAAAAAATCCTACGAATCAGGTTACCGAGTATTCGATTTCGAAGATGACAACTTAACTTTCTTTCGTCCGGAAATGAAACAACTCTGTGAAAAATTGATTGATACCTTTCCGAAAAAAGACGTTCGGTTTGTGGCTATGAACGGAATCTCTTATATCAGTTTAGATCCAGAACTTCTCCGTTTAATGAAAGAAGCGGGATTTACAAATTTGAACTTAGCGTTAGTCAGTTCGGATAAGCTCGTTCGAGAAACCACCAAAAGACCTCATACGATTGAAAAATATCTTCAGATCGTTCAAGAAGGATTTGAACTCGGATTTCAAATTACCTCTTATCAAATTCTCGGACTTCCGATGGAAACTTTGGAATCCATGATTCAAACACTTCGGTTTAACGCGGGACAACCAGTTTTAATGGGGGCATCTCTTTTTTACCTGACTCCAAATTCTCCAATTGCATCCAACTTTCCGGAAAGAAACGAATCGGACATTTTTCTTGCAAGACTAACTTCTATGGCAATTTCCTCCGAACATTTTGATAGGGAAGATATTTATTCTCTTTTTATAATTACTAGAATGTTGAATTTTTTAAAAAGCGCCCGAATCCCAAAAGACAATTCGGCTTCTCTAAATGAAACCTTTAGAATATTAGAAAATTATGATCCTAGATCTTCTCTAGGAGTAATACTTTTTGAGAAACTACTGGAAGAGAAAAAACTATATGCTTCTTCGCCTCAAGGTTGGATTTTTTTAGATAAATTCCGATACAACGTTTTTGAAATGGTTTTTTCAGGATTAGATAAGATCACAACTCTTTCCGGCGGAAATATCGATCTGAAAGATCTATATTCTTTTATGTCTTTTAAAGAACCGAATTTAGAATTGAAAGTTTAA